One Natator depressus isolate rNatDep1 chromosome 6, rNatDep2.hap1, whole genome shotgun sequence DNA window includes the following coding sequences:
- the LOC141989849 gene encoding olfactory receptor 8U3-like isoform X2, with translation MEEGNHSEVTEFILSGLTDRPELQVPLFVVFLLIYGITLVGNGGMILLIMIDPRLQTPMYFFLSNLSFCDLCFSSIISPKMLLNFLAERKNIPYTACAVQLYLFLAFADVGCLLLAVMAYDRYVAICNPLLYTVIMSRQLCKQLMAGVYALGVVDSMIHTCFTFRLSFCSSNIINHFFCDVPPLLALSCSDTRINEIVMFAFTCCIQVISFVTVLLSYVHIISTIMKIRSAEGRRKAFSTCTFHLIIVVLLFGTIIFVYLRPTSSYSMDTNKVASVFCMLVIPMLNPLIYSLRNTEVKDALRRAMNRFLTNS, from the coding sequence atggaagagggaAATCACTCGGAGGTGACTGAGTTCATTCTCTCAGGACTGACAGATCGTCCGGAGCTACAGGTCCCCCTGTTTGTGGTGTTCCTACTGATTTATGGTATCACCCtggtggggaatggagggatgaTCTTGTTAATCATGATTGATCCCCGACTCCAgacccccatgtactttttcctcagtaatttgtctttctgtgacctctgcttTTCCTCGATAATTTCCCCTAagatgctgctgaatttcttAGCCGAGAGGAAAAACATTCCTTACACTGCCTGCGCTGTGCAACTGTATCTCTTTCTCGCTTTTGCAGATGTTGGTTGTctcttgctggctgtgatggcgtatgaccgttatgtggccatctgtaacccGCTGCTCTATACAGTCATTATGTCCAGGCAGCTTTGTAAACAGCTGATGGCTGGGGTATACGCTCTGGGGGTGGTGGATTCAATGATACACACGTGTTTTACATTTcggctgtcattctgcagctccaacatcatcaatcatttcttctgtgacgtCCCCCCACTGTTGGCGCTCTCCTGTTCTGACACCCGCATCAATGAGATTGTGATGTTTGCTTTCACGTGCTGCATTCAAGTGATCAGCTTTGTGACTGTCCTCCTCTCCTACGTCCATATCATCTCCACCATCATGAAGATCCGCTCTGCTGAGGGCCGACGCAAAGCCTTTTCCACCTGCACTTTCCACTTGATCATTGTGGTCCTGCTTTTTGGCACCATCATCTTTGTGTATTTACGTCCCACCTCCAGCTATTCCATGGACACAAACAAAGTGGCCTCTGTGTTTTGCATGCTTgtgatccccatgttgaaccccctcatctacagcctgaggaacacggAGGTGAAGGACGCCCTGAGGAGAGCAATGAATAGATTCCTAACCAATTCTTGA
- the LOC141989849 gene encoding olfactory receptor 5G9-like isoform X1, with protein sequence MEEGNHSEVTEFILSGLTDRPELQVPLFVVFLLIYGITLVGNGGMILLIMIDPRLQTPMYFFLSNLSFCDLCFSSIISPKMLLNFLAERKNIPYTACAVQLYLFLAFADVGCLLLAVMAYDRYVAICNPLLYTVIMSRQLCKQLMAGVYALGVVDSMIHTCFTFRLSFCSSNIINHFFCDVPPLLALSCSDTRINEIVMFAFTCCIQVISFVTVLLSYVHIISTIMKIRSAEGRRKAFSTCTFHLIIVVLLFGTIIFVYLRPTSSYSMDTNKVASVFCMLVIPMLNPLIYSLRNTEVKDALRRVIFKSIFS encoded by the exons atggaagagggaAATCACTCGGAGGTGACTGAGTTCATTCTCTCAGGACTGACAGATCGTCCGGAGCTACAGGTCCCCCTGTTTGTGGTGTTCCTACTGATTTATGGTATCACCCtggtggggaatggagggatgaTCTTGTTAATCATGATTGATCCCCGACTCCAgacccccatgtactttttcctcagtaatttgtctttctgtgacctctgcttTTCCTCGATAATTTCCCCTAagatgctgctgaatttcttAGCCGAGAGGAAAAACATTCCTTACACTGCCTGCGCTGTGCAACTGTATCTCTTTCTCGCTTTTGCAGATGTTGGTTGTctcttgctggctgtgatggcgtatgaccgttatgtggccatctgtaacccGCTGCTCTATACAGTCATTATGTCCAGGCAGCTTTGTAAACAGCTGATGGCTGGGGTATACGCTCTGGGGGTGGTGGATTCAATGATACACACGTGTTTTACATTTcggctgtcattctgcagctccaacatcatcaatcatttcttctgtgacgtCCCCCCACTGTTGGCGCTCTCCTGTTCTGACACCCGCATCAATGAGATTGTGATGTTTGCTTTCACGTGCTGCATTCAAGTGATCAGCTTTGTGACTGTCCTCCTCTCCTACGTCCATATCATCTCCACCATCATGAAGATCCGCTCTGCTGAGGGCCGACGCAAAGCCTTTTCCACCTGCACTTTCCACTTGATCATTGTGGTCCTGCTTTTTGGCACCATCATCTTTGTGTATTTACGTCCCACCTCCAGCTATTCCATGGACACAAACAAAGTGGCCTCTGTGTTTTGCATGCTTgtgatccccatgttgaaccccctcatctacagcctgaggaacacggAGGTGAAGGACGCCCTGAGGAGA GTCATATTcaaaagcatattttcataa